Proteins encoded within one genomic window of Cucumis sativus cultivar 9930 chromosome 3, Cucumber_9930_V3, whole genome shotgun sequence:
- the LOC116402840 gene encoding receptor-like protein EIX2 has product MRMTISMALLWYFGSIHLILLLSMPKTVAHLEFKVSVRDIKMRCIEKERVALLSFKQKVVDNYDILSSWDTDVNSDCCNWRGVKCSNINTTTHQHIIGLDLHGSYNYEWYLMGEVGFMSSGLD; this is encoded by the exons ATGCGAATGACAATATCAATGGCTCTCCTTTGGTATTTTGGTTCCATCCATCTCATTCTTTTGCTTTCTATGCCAAAAACTGTAGCCCATCTTGAATTTAAAGTATCTGTACGAGACATCAAAATGAGGTGTATTGAGAAGGAAAGAGTAGCACTTTTATCCTTTAAGCAAAAAGTGGTGGATAATTATGATATACTCTCTTCTTGGGACACAGATGTCAACAGTGATTGTTGCAATTGGAGAGGTGTTAAGTGCAGCAACATTAATACTACCACTCATCAACATATCATTGGACTTGATCTTCATGGCTCATATAATTATGAATGGTATTTGATGGGTGAG GTGGGATTCATGAGCTCGGGCCTTGATTAG